The following are from one region of the Verrucomicrobiota bacterium genome:
- a CDS encoding prepilin-type N-terminal cleavage/methylation domain-containing protein: MKTRFKSEIRNPKSEMARAFTLIELLVVVAIIAILAALLLPTLAKSKAQAQSLSCLNNLKQLQTAWIMYVHDNNDNLPLNISRKVQFGQVNVALDQRVPWVLGNAYLDTNTANLEAGSLFRHIGSAGVYHCPADKSAVHKQSGLPRTRSYSMQLWLNCDLVDGTNADDVNRTPFNKRKITQIVDAPPTKAWVFIDEHEMTIDDGVFIIGNPSYASNPDLFWRSYPAYRHNNGANLSFADGHVEHYRWRFHRTLTRYGDTGGVDITDPEDAKDVRRLQQGIPHTP; encoded by the coding sequence ATGAAGACCAGATTCAAATCCGAAATCCGAAATCCGAAATCCGAAATGGCTCGCGCCTTCACCCTCATCGAGCTTCTCGTCGTCGTCGCCATCATCGCGATCCTGGCTGCCTTGCTGCTGCCAACGCTGGCCAAATCCAAAGCCCAGGCCCAATCGCTCTCCTGCCTCAACAACCTCAAGCAACTTCAGACCGCCTGGATCATGTACGTCCACGACAACAACGACAACCTGCCGCTGAACATCTCGCGCAAGGTCCAGTTCGGCCAGGTTAACGTGGCGCTCGACCAGCGCGTGCCTTGGGTCCTCGGCAACGCCTACCTCGACACCAACACGGCGAACCTCGAAGCCGGGTCATTGTTTCGACACATCGGCTCCGCCGGCGTCTATCATTGTCCGGCTGACAAGTCCGCGGTGCACAAGCAGTCCGGGCTGCCGCGCACCCGCAGTTACTCGATGCAACTCTGGTTGAACTGCGACCTCGTGGATGGGACTAATGCGGATGACGTAAACCGCACCCCGTTCAATAAGCGGAAAATCACACAAATTGTAGATGCCCCACCGACCAAGGCTTGGGTGTTCATTGACGAACACGAGATGACCATTGATGACGGCGTTTTCATCATCGGCAATCCGTCCTATGCATCGAATCCGGACTTATTCTGGCGCTCCTATCCGGCCTACCGGCACAACAACGGCGCCAACCTGTCCTTTGCGGATGGCCACGTTGAGCATTACCGCTGGCGCTTCCATCGCACCCTCACCCGCTACGGTGACACCGGTGGGGTGGACATCACTGACCCCGAGGATGCAAAGGACGTGAGGCGGCTTCAGCAGGGCATCCCCCACACGCCGTGA
- a CDS encoding FecR domain-containing protein: MTRLEELTIKLADDVLTDVEASELEVLLATQSEAAAPHTRLLEIEVALRGQRETLDLAGPTLTRLRSELGASVERGVMQQLETAPLPPWTRTRTITPSMSHAGKLRWFAEIFPWRWPLPKLARPTMLAFAASVILLLSLGVWLFGPTMGQPVIAEVKGMDASIERGTEFIPTAKGMSLRSGDVVRLGTNASATITFGVERTRFELTAGTELKLISLAHGKRYLLASGKIRASVARQRPFHPMIFTTPQAEARVLGTKFSLLTTANATRLEVSEGKVQFTRSSDGSSTKVTAGQYAVVAANYELLAQPLTGSILREYWTNVPGEYFMDFLTKHRDFPDHPSGRDYLDKFETPSHWGTNYGARLRGYLHPPTTGEYTFWIAAGDGGQFFLSPDDDLQKRQQIAYANATALHEWTRIPGQQTSPITLIAGRKYYVEVMQKQGTNREDHLAVAWQGPGRARQVIPGEFLSPFIPKPKGQK, translated from the coding sequence ATGACGCGCCTCGAAGAACTCACTATCAAGCTGGCCGATGACGTCCTGACCGATGTCGAGGCCAGCGAATTGGAAGTGTTGCTGGCCACGCAGAGTGAGGCGGCCGCTCCGCACACGAGGCTGCTTGAAATCGAAGTCGCTCTGCGTGGCCAGCGTGAGACGCTGGATCTCGCCGGGCCAACGCTGACCCGATTACGCTCGGAGCTTGGCGCGTCCGTCGAACGCGGTGTGATGCAACAACTCGAAACCGCGCCGCTGCCGCCTTGGACGCGTACCCGCACGATTACGCCATCAATGAGTCATGCCGGCAAACTGAGGTGGTTTGCGGAAATTTTCCCGTGGCGTTGGCCGCTGCCCAAGCTTGCCCGACCGACAATGCTGGCTTTCGCCGCGAGTGTGATACTGCTGCTCAGTCTGGGCGTCTGGCTCTTCGGTCCGACGATGGGCCAACCGGTAATTGCCGAGGTGAAAGGCATGGATGCTTCCATTGAGCGCGGGACGGAGTTTATTCCCACCGCTAAAGGGATGAGTCTCCGATCCGGCGACGTTGTGCGTTTGGGAACCAACGCTTCAGCAACCATCACCTTCGGCGTGGAACGGACGCGGTTTGAATTAACTGCGGGTACGGAGTTAAAACTGATTTCGCTCGCGCACGGTAAGCGTTACCTTCTGGCTTCGGGTAAGATCAGAGCCTCCGTCGCCCGTCAACGCCCATTCCACCCGATGATCTTCACGACGCCACAGGCCGAGGCGCGCGTCCTGGGAACAAAATTTTCTTTGCTGACGACGGCCAATGCCACGCGTCTCGAAGTCTCAGAGGGCAAAGTGCAGTTCACGCGTTCGAGCGACGGTTCGTCCACCAAGGTCACTGCCGGACAATACGCCGTTGTGGCAGCCAATTACGAACTGCTCGCCCAACCGCTCACCGGCAGCATCCTGCGCGAGTATTGGACCAACGTGCCCGGGGAGTATTTCATGGACTTTCTCACCAAGCACCGGGACTTTCCCGACCACCCCAGTGGCCGCGACTATCTCGACAAATTCGAGACTCCGAGCCACTGGGGCACCAATTACGGCGCGCGCCTGCGCGGCTACCTGCATCCGCCGACGACTGGCGAATACACCTTTTGGATCGCCGCTGGTGACGGCGGCCAGTTCTTCCTCAGCCCGGACGATGACCTGCAAAAGCGGCAGCAAATTGCCTACGCAAACGCCACCGCGCTCCATGAATGGACGAGGATTCCGGGACAGCAAACTTCACCGATTACGCTCATCGCCGGCCGGAAATACTATGTCGAAGTAATGCAAAAACAGGGCACGAATCGAGAGGACCACCTCGCTGTGGCCTGGCAAGGACCGGGCCGCGCACGCCAAGTCATCCCCGGCGAGTTCCTCTCGCCGTTCATACCGAAACCGAAAGGTCAAAAATGA
- a CDS encoding sigma-70 family RNA polymerase sigma factor — protein MNAVETERLIGLVLSGELDAFAGLVQAYQQDVWRVVAAMLLDTQKTEDLVQQTFVNAYRHLDRFEPGRDFARWLKEIARNLVRHELRTRWREDRRLELYRRHLLSVCDDPSAADTEDRLAEALVGCEQKLPADAAKLVNLRYRQARDFGQIAAQIGRTVEATRQQLARIRLALRDCIQKQLAQP, from the coding sequence ATGAATGCGGTCGAAACCGAACGACTCATCGGTCTAGTCTTGAGCGGCGAACTGGACGCCTTCGCGGGACTCGTCCAAGCGTATCAGCAGGACGTCTGGCGGGTAGTCGCGGCCATGCTGCTCGACACGCAGAAGACCGAGGACCTGGTTCAGCAGACCTTCGTCAACGCCTATCGTCACCTCGACCGCTTCGAGCCGGGCCGCGATTTTGCCCGCTGGCTCAAAGAGATCGCCCGCAATCTTGTGCGCCACGAACTTCGTACGCGATGGCGGGAAGATCGACGCCTCGAACTCTACCGCCGCCACCTCCTCTCGGTTTGCGACGACCCGTCTGCCGCCGATACTGAGGATCGGCTTGCCGAAGCACTAGTCGGCTGCGAACAGAAGCTCCCGGCTGACGCCGCGAAACTCGTGAATCTTCGCTACCGTCAAGCGCGGGACTTCGGCCAGATTGCCGCCCAAATCGGCCGCACGGTTGAAGCCACCCGTCAGCAACTCGCGCGCATTCGCCTCGCGCTGCGCGACTGCATCCAGAAACAACTCGCCCAACCATGA
- a CDS encoding DUF433 domain-containing protein, producing MKSAPTYNFPPEVPIWVDPERLSGTPCFKGTRVPVDSLFNNLESGLSLDEYLDCFPDVTREQAVAVLEYAHKTALQAA from the coding sequence ATGAAATCAGCGCCGACATACAATTTTCCACCGGAGGTTCCCATCTGGGTTGACCCGGAACGGTTGAGTGGCACACCCTGCTTCAAAGGCACGCGCGTGCCGGTGGATAGCCTGTTTAACAATCTGGAAAGCGGCCTTAGCCTTGATGAATACTTGGATTGTTTTCCCGACGTGACGCGCGAACAAGCCGTCGCAGTTTTGGAATACGCTCACAAGACGGCGCTGCAAGCCGCATGA